CTGTATTCTTTGTCGTAGATTCAGCTGAGTTGAACACTTTATATGGATAATTTGCCTGCTAATCAGCTGGAGTCAGCCATAATAATTAAATAGCAGAGGAGTTCATTATTGACACCGTAAGCAATGATTCTGCAGCTTTTGGGGAAACTCTAGGCTTTTATGTGACTTCCTATTTGGAGCTTTAGCATAAAGatgcatataaaaaaatatgcaaaaacgACTCCCCATTGATAATTTACACATGAACATGCATAGGAAAGTATAAATATCATGCAGCTCGTGtacacgcgtgtgtgtgtgtgtgtgtgtgtgtgtgtgtgtgtgtatgtgtgcctaCAGGACAATTCAATTTGAGCCTTGTGCAGCTGACACCACGGGCCTTCAGTGAATCATGTTGAACaatgctgccatctgctgctgcagcaccgGCCCCTGGTCAGCGTGGTAGATCAAATCTGAGCCCAGCATTTCATTAACGGGCACTGAATCGCGATAAGCCTGCGTGTTCTCTCAGTCACAGACTGAAGCTTTTACTGCCATTCGACTGAACCCAACTGCGATGCAAGGACAACGCTACAGTCCGTGCACCGTGAGATTGCATTCACCATTGGTCTGCACATTACAAACACCTCACCACATTTCAACTGATGCCAGAAGACGATCCGGCTTCTCTGAGAGAGCGAAGATTTTAATGTCTTGGCTTTGAGCAGATCCCAGAAACACGTGTAAAGCAGttcagagggggaaaaaatacacaattgaTGCACTCGATTTGTTTTCATGTAGAAGATATTTATGCtgcaatcataaaaaaaaaaagaaataatgcaaCAGTGACAGGGGGCttagaataataatgaaaaaaagttGACAGAAAATGTACAGAATAAATATCTAACCAACACACTGTTGAAATGCAGACTGCACACTTTTTACTGGACGGATGTGAGCAGAGCAGGCAGACTACAGTGCTGACGTACACCTTCAGGACACACATGCCGTCCGGTCGTGTGGCGGCGCTCTTGGCGTGCTGTCCCGTCACTGGAGCGCTTTAACGCAGGCAGGTACAGCCTGGCTATTTAACCGCGGGCTGGTGGACTCATTCCGCTTTGAAAGTGGCGACAGAGCACAGGGAAGCTCCAGTAATGCGACACCGAAGCAGCCCGTCGAACTCCAGAAGAGCGCCTCTCGATTTCCCGGAACTTCTGCAACTCGCCGCTTCTTCGTCTGTACTTTCCCACCTGATGACATTTCCATGAACCGGGCGCGTCTTTCCCCTTCTTCACACCTCTAAAGTTTgatccccccccaccccctcaaaaaaaatgaacaacacCGGCTTCAACCAAACGGAGGGTGGACTATTCAACAAGACGGAGGAGTTCTTCTGCTGCAACTTTTCCTCCGTGGTGACCGATAACGGCTTCGTGGCGGCCGCTCCGGATGAGAGGAGCCTCTTCATCATGAGGGTGGTCCAGATAGCCGTCATGTGCGTCCTGTCGCTCACCGTGGTCTTTGGCATCTTCTTCTTGGGCTGCAACCTTCTCATAAAGTCAGAGGGGATGATCAACTTTTTGGTAACGGACAGGAGACCGTCCAAAGAGACGGAGGCGGTGATTGTTGGAGCCTACTGACTGATGAGGACCTTTACAttatggggaggggggggggggggggggggcgaagCCAAGGCGATG
This portion of the Echeneis naucrates chromosome 21, fEcheNa1.1, whole genome shotgun sequence genome encodes:
- the rprma gene encoding protein reprimo A, translating into MNNTGFNQTEGGLFNKTEEFFCCNFSSVVTDNGFVAAAPDERSLFIMRVVQIAVMCVLSLTVVFGIFFLGCNLLIKSEGMINFLVTDRRPSKETEAVIVGAY